A stretch of Bradyrhizobium sp. CCBAU 53338 DNA encodes these proteins:
- a CDS encoding SDR family oxidoreductase encodes MFETGLLKDKRILVTGGGSGLGAAMGRRFLALGAELVICGRKLDRLEATASEMRKETSGKVTAIACDVRDGAAVDAMMDAIWREAPLDILVNNAAATFIAQSEHLSFRAADAILAPTLHGAMYCTLAAGKRWIDGKHNGVVLSILSTSTITGRAFTVPSAMAKSAVLAMTRSLAVEWGPKGIRTVAIAPGPFPTPGASGQLRLQGRDDSLLRNPMGRNGEHSELADLASFLVSDRAAYINGEMVVIDGGAHLRSSGAEDLLQWTDAQWAEQRAARSKS; translated from the coding sequence ATGTTTGAAACAGGTCTGCTCAAGGACAAACGAATCCTCGTCACCGGCGGCGGTTCGGGCCTCGGTGCTGCGATGGGACGCCGCTTCCTCGCGCTTGGCGCAGAGCTCGTGATCTGCGGCCGCAAGCTCGATCGGCTCGAAGCAACTGCGAGCGAGATGCGCAAAGAGACCAGCGGCAAGGTCACCGCGATCGCGTGCGATGTTCGCGACGGTGCCGCCGTCGACGCGATGATGGATGCGATCTGGCGCGAAGCACCACTCGATATTCTCGTCAACAATGCCGCCGCGACCTTCATCGCACAAAGCGAGCATCTGTCGTTCCGCGCGGCCGATGCGATCCTGGCGCCAACGCTGCACGGCGCGATGTACTGCACGCTCGCTGCTGGCAAGCGTTGGATCGATGGCAAGCACAATGGTGTCGTACTCTCGATCCTCTCGACCTCGACCATCACCGGCCGCGCCTTCACCGTCCCTTCCGCGATGGCGAAATCGGCGGTGTTGGCGATGACCAGGAGTCTCGCGGTGGAGTGGGGTCCGAAGGGCATCCGCACGGTCGCGATCGCGCCGGGCCCGTTCCCGACGCCGGGCGCGTCCGGCCAGTTGCGGCTCCAGGGACGCGACGACAGCCTGCTGCGCAACCCGATGGGGCGCAATGGCGAGCACAGCGAGCTTGCCGACCTCGCCAGCTTCCTGGTCTCGGACCGTGCTGCTTACATCAACGGCGAGATGGTGGTGATCGATGGCGGCGCGCATTTGCGCAGTTCCGGTGCCGAGGACCTGTTGCAATGGACCGACGCGCAATGGGCCGAACAGCGCGCCGCGCGGTCCAAAAGCTAG
- a CDS encoding NADPH:quinone oxidoreductase family protein, which translates to MKAILCSQYCQPDDLVLADVPDPVAGPGEAVIAIKAAALNFFDILMIQGKYQIKPPFPFSPAAEVAGVIESIGPGVTDLKVGDRVVASCGHNGAREKIALPASGIVKIPDNLDYDRAAGIIIIYGTALHALEDRASPNPGETLAVLGAAGGTGLAACELGKLMGLKVIACASSEEKLEFAKAHGAELTLNYAKEDLKEGLRKLTGGKGVDIIFDPVGGAYAEAALRSIAWEGRFLVIGFAAGDIPKMPLNLALLKGCDIRGVFWGAWTRQNPEKNRANLEKLVKWTAEGKISSHVDRTFPLAQTADALKVLAGRQAMGKVILHP; encoded by the coding sequence ATGAAAGCCATCCTTTGCTCGCAATATTGCCAGCCCGACGATCTCGTGCTCGCCGACGTGCCGGATCCGGTGGCAGGTCCCGGCGAGGCCGTGATCGCGATCAAGGCGGCGGCGCTGAATTTCTTCGACATCCTGATGATCCAGGGCAAGTACCAGATCAAGCCGCCGTTCCCGTTCTCGCCCGCCGCCGAAGTTGCCGGTGTGATCGAGAGCATCGGTCCTGGTGTCACTGATCTCAAGGTCGGCGATCGCGTGGTCGCGTCCTGCGGCCACAACGGCGCGCGCGAAAAGATCGCGTTGCCTGCTTCTGGGATCGTGAAGATCCCGGACAATCTCGACTACGACCGCGCGGCCGGCATCATCATCATCTACGGCACGGCGCTGCATGCGCTGGAAGATCGCGCCAGCCCGAACCCGGGCGAGACGCTCGCGGTGCTCGGTGCGGCCGGCGGCACCGGGCTTGCCGCGTGCGAGCTCGGCAAGCTGATGGGCCTGAAGGTGATCGCCTGCGCCTCGTCCGAGGAGAAGCTCGAATTCGCCAAGGCTCACGGCGCCGAGCTGACGCTGAATTACGCCAAGGAAGATCTCAAGGAAGGCCTGCGCAAGCTCACGGGCGGAAAGGGCGTCGACATCATCTTCGATCCAGTGGGTGGCGCGTATGCGGAAGCGGCGCTGCGCTCGATCGCCTGGGAAGGCCGCTTCCTCGTGATCGGCTTTGCCGCCGGCGACATTCCGAAGATGCCGCTGAACCTCGCGCTGCTGAAGGGCTGCGATATCAGAGGCGTGTTCTGGGGCGCCTGGACCCGACAGAATCCCGAGAAGAACCGCGCCAATCTCGAGAAGCTCGTGAAGTGGACGGCGGAAGGAAAGATCTCATCTCATGTCGACCGCACCTTCCCGCTGGCGCAGACCGCCGACGCGCTGAAGGTGCTCGCGGGACGGCAGGCCATGGGCAAGGTGATCCTGCATCCGTGA
- the rlmN gene encoding 23S rRNA (adenine(2503)-C(2))-methyltransferase RlmN translates to MQPTTQPRDAILVEKTPLETYVPPARPSLIGLSRTELADRLGEIGVAPAQRKMRVQQLWHWLYFRGAQGFDDMTSISKGIRAELAQHFTVDRPEVVAEQISNDGTRKWLLRLPSGDNVEKAHEVECVYIPETDRGTLCVSSQVGCTLNCSFCHTGTQRLVRNLTAGEIVGQIMVARDRLNDWADREDGTRRVTNIVMMGMGEPLYNFDAVRDALLIVGDNEGIGISRRRITLSTSGVVPNIVRAGEEIGVMLAISLHAVRDELRNELVPLNRKYPIKELLQACRDYPGASNARRITFEYVMLKGVNDSLDDAKLLVKLLKGIHAKINLIPFNPWPGTAYECSDWDQIEKFSEYIFNAGYSSPVRTPRGRDILAACGQLKSETEKLSARERQALRAMAMTD, encoded by the coding sequence ATGCAACCGACGACCCAGCCGCGCGACGCAATCCTGGTGGAGAAGACTCCGCTTGAAACCTATGTGCCGCCGGCGAGACCCTCGCTGATCGGTCTGTCGCGCACCGAACTTGCCGATCGCCTCGGCGAGATCGGCGTCGCACCGGCGCAGCGCAAGATGCGCGTGCAGCAGCTCTGGCACTGGCTCTATTTCCGCGGCGCCCAAGGCTTCGACGACATGACGTCGATCTCGAAGGGCATTCGTGCCGAGCTCGCCCAGCACTTCACGGTCGACCGGCCCGAAGTCGTGGCCGAGCAGATCTCCAATGACGGCACCCGCAAATGGTTGCTGCGGCTGCCGAGCGGCGACAATGTCGAGAAGGCGCATGAAGTCGAGTGCGTCTACATCCCCGAGACCGATCGCGGTACGCTCTGCGTCTCCTCCCAGGTCGGCTGCACGCTCAACTGCTCTTTCTGTCACACCGGAACACAGCGTCTGGTGCGCAATCTCACCGCCGGCGAGATCGTCGGCCAGATCATGGTTGCGCGCGACCGCCTGAACGACTGGGCCGATCGCGAGGACGGCACGCGCCGCGTCACCAACATCGTCATGATGGGTATGGGCGAGCCGCTCTACAATTTCGATGCGGTGCGCGATGCGCTTTTGATCGTCGGCGACAACGAAGGCATCGGCATCTCCCGCCGCCGCATCACGCTGTCGACCTCGGGCGTGGTGCCGAACATCGTGCGCGCCGGCGAGGAGATCGGCGTCATGCTGGCGATCTCGCTGCATGCGGTGCGCGACGAACTGCGCAACGAGCTGGTACCGCTCAATCGCAAATATCCGATCAAGGAGCTGCTTCAGGCCTGCCGCGACTATCCCGGCGCCTCGAACGCGCGCCGCATCACCTTCGAATATGTGATGCTCAAGGGCGTCAACGATTCGCTCGACGATGCAAAGCTGCTGGTGAAGCTGCTCAAGGGCATTCACGCCAAGATCAATCTGATTCCGTTCAATCCGTGGCCCGGCACGGCCTATGAATGCTCGGACTGGGACCAGATCGAAAAATTCTCCGAATACATCTTCAACGCGGGCTATTCCTCGCCGGTGCGCACCCCGCGCGGCCGCGACATCCTCGCCGCCTGCGGCCAGCTCAAGTCGGAGACGGAGAAGCTGTCGGCCCGCGAACGCCAGGCGCTGCGCGCCATGGCGATGACGGATTAG
- a CDS encoding invasion associated locus B family protein — MWRALFLALMTGVAAWGLSDSARAQTAQPAPKAAAKPAATASKTAAKHDSKPVAPPAAVAGGAEPTLIGQFGTWGAYSAAPNGKKVCFALAKPSSSKTNPPNRPRDPAYAFVSTRPAEKVNNEVSVMIGYALKPGSESTVEVGGASFAMYTQGDGLWIKNAAEEERMVEAMRKSADLVVKGVSTKGTETTDTFSLKGLAQALDRISQDCRR; from the coding sequence ATGTGGCGGGCGCTCTTTTTGGCTTTGATGACTGGCGTGGCGGCGTGGGGATTGAGTGATTCCGCGCGCGCTCAGACGGCGCAACCGGCGCCGAAGGCGGCGGCAAAGCCGGCCGCAACTGCGTCCAAGACGGCCGCCAAACACGATAGCAAGCCGGTGGCGCCGCCTGCGGCGGTTGCCGGCGGTGCGGAGCCGACGCTGATCGGCCAGTTCGGCACCTGGGGGGCCTATTCGGCGGCACCCAACGGCAAGAAAGTCTGCTTCGCGCTGGCCAAGCCGTCGTCATCGAAGACCAATCCGCCGAATCGGCCGCGCGATCCCGCCTATGCCTTCGTCTCGACCCGCCCGGCCGAGAAGGTGAACAACGAAGTTTCGGTCATGATCGGCTACGCGCTGAAGCCGGGCTCGGAATCGACCGTCGAGGTCGGCGGCGCCTCCTTCGCGATGTACACGCAAGGCGACGGCCTCTGGATCAAGAACGCGGCCGAGGAGGAACGGATGGTCGAAGCCATGCGCAAATCCGCCGATCTGGTGGTCAAGGGCGTCTCGACCAAGGGGACGGAGACGACCGACACGTTCTCGCTGAAGGGCCTCGCCCAGGCGCTGGACCGGATCTCGCAAGACTGCCGAAGATAG